A segment of the Salvelinus sp. IW2-2015 linkage group LG23, ASM291031v2, whole genome shotgun sequence genome:
GTGTTCCCTAGACCCAAACCCCCTATCTCCCTATTTATCTCCATTTCAGTCAGCGGAATGGGATGTGACACTGTCCTCAGATCTGCAGCTTGCGCTCTTATAAGGAGTTCATCCTCCTTTCCCCCCGAGTCTTCAGGCTCTCTCCTTCCACCGCCCCATCTCCCTTCCGTTCCCTCTATAAATACCTTGCCCTCTTTCATACTTCTTTTACAGTCCACTATGGCTGCTCTCCTTTGTTTCATGTGTCAGGGATGGTGTGTCATGTTCATCACCCCTGGTCCCTGTGACTCAAGAACACTGAGAACTCTGGTAAATGTAGAACCTCAGGGGAGTTTTTGAACATGACAGTGTTACAATAGAGGAGGACATAGgggtgttttattattattattttgcatCTAGCCTCATTGATGATCTGTTCATGCTTGGCCAATTGGGAACTGGCTCTCAGGTTGTGCACAATTTGCTTTGTTACTGAGAGGAGCTTACCTGTACACCAGGGCGTCGTCTGCAGTGCAGTTGTACTGGATCTGGTACATCCACACCAGGTACGGCCCAGTGGCCCGGCCCAGGACCCAGCGCACCTGGGCCGAGGTGGCAGTCACCCCCAGGACCCCCACCAAACGCTCACTGGTGCTGGcttctccatcccccctctctccgctctccccctctcctgtgGCGTTCTTTAcagaaccaccaccacccttcccGTTCCTTCcagaccctcctgttctcccactgGAAATGTCTGAGGAGCCTGGGTCTCCACGAGGGTTGGTGAGGGGGACAGTGTTGTTGCCGCGGTGAGGGAGGGGGATGATCTTGAGGTCTATCAGGGCTGTAGCCTCCCCGGCAGCGTTGATAGCGATGCAGGTGTAAGCCCCGTCGTCACGCGCCCGCGTCACCAGCACGTCCAGGGTGCCATTGTAGTAGGAGTACACACGGCTGGAGTTGGCCACGATGCGGTCGTCAGGGGAGATCCAGTGAATGATGGGCTCGGGGTCACCGATGGCACGGCACCTCAGCGTTGCCCTCTGGCCCTCCAGCACCCACAGCTTGTTGGAGTGGCGTGTGATGAGCGGAGGCTCACAGGTGAACTCCTCCTCTGGGATGGACCAAAAGTAGCGCCCGGCCAGGTGGACAGGGGTGGCACACGTCTCCATGTCGTCGCCGCGGATCAGCCGCCTCAGCCACAGCAGCTCACAGTTACAGTGCAGGGGGTTCCCCCCGAAGCTCAGGCTGATGACAGCGCTGTAGGGCGTGGGGCTGACCACGCCCGTCTGGGATCGGGAGAACAGGGGGTCGGGGGGCAGCGTCTGCAGCCGGTTGGACGTCATATCCAGGCGTGCCAGCTTGTAGAGTTCGCCGAAGGAGCCCTCAGCGATCTGGTCTATGAGGTTGTGGTCCAGGTTGAGGGTGTGCAGGCTGGCCATGTTCTGGATGGCCTCCCAGGGGACCTTCCTCAGATTGTTGTAGGACAGGTCCAGATCCTCCAGCGTCTGCAGGAAGTCATCGAAGGCCTCGGCGGAGACGGCGGTCAGctggttgttgttgatgatgaggtGCTGTAGGTTGGTCAGGCCGGACAGGTCTCTTGGCCCCACTATGGTCAGCCGGTTGGTGTCCAGGTGGAGTGAGCGCAGGCTCTCCAGGTCAGCGAAGGACAGGGGCCGCAGGGTGTGGATGGTGTTCCTGGACAGAGTCAGTTCCACCAGGCCTGACATGTTGGCAAAGTCCACCCTGCCCACCTCCAGGATGAAGTTATCTGCCAGACGGAGCTCCACGGTGCGCCGGTCAATGTCAGGAGGGACGAACAGCAGGCCCTTGTTGACGCAGAGCGTGCTCAGAGACTCTGAGAGGTTTCTGCACACACAGTGGAAGGGACAGATGGAGACCATGCCCCAGGTCTCTCCAGCAGACACGCCTGGGCCAAGTAGCGCAGGGAAGACACAGGAACCAGTCACCACGGCCAGCCAGACTACCGTCTGTGGGGTCAGAGGGCAGGCAGGGGGTCTCAGGGAAGGTCTGGTCACCTTTGGCTTGAGTTTAGGAGGGGGTACGGTTCTGTCTGGGTGGACCCCTTTTAGAGAGGTGCGTTGCTTTGAAGGCTTCCAATAGGATTTTGAGTGGTGTGGCGCCAGGTATGGGTGTAGTATTTGTTGGTTGGATTTAGGCATTGTTGTGCTGGTTATTCACCTGTGGAAATAGAAATGGGACATTGTTAGATCCCTCTTGTTCATAGTGTTTTTGTTGATCCAGTGGTGTTTAGATCTAACAGTGCATTAGAGGTATTGGATTGTGCAAATGCTATTCAGAGTTTTAGATATTGACAATCCACAAGCATGTCGGTCAACACCGCTTTTATAATCTGTGTTGGTTCAGCTGCTATGTTTGTGTAGGCCAATGTGTGTCTTTTGCaattgtaatttcaatgagataTAAGGCTAGATTGAATATGAACCTTCCAAGCCTGGGATGTTTTCCCAGACAAGACGCTGTTCAGTGGTTCTGGGATGTGGCCATGTCTACTGAATCACACTGTTACTGGGGCCAAGTGTCCTTTTGTTTGTTCTCACCCTCCACTGCCTACTGTGTTGTCACGAGGGATTGCCCCGTTAACCTGATGCCTTACTGTGTGTGACGTGTAAGTGTGTCGTTGTGTGACGTGTCGTGTGTGTCTTAAGAgtgaacattaacacgcatctACCATCTAATTAGATGGAATAATAGGGTTGAAAACCTGAGCAGAAAAGGCAGGCCCTAAGTGAAGTTGAATAGGGGTTTGTAGTGCGACTGACTCTCCAGGTCATTATGTGCAAATGGACTTTGAATGGAAGCCTAGTCGCTTGAATTGTCTGAGTTACATCACAAGGCTGATGATTATGATTAATGTGACAGTGTTGTGCTTTTCCACGGCGGCTGCATATCGCCAGGTTGAGAATTATTCAATTTGTGCTCGTTTGAGCCTTATGCAAGGCAAGCGTCTTCTGCTGTCACGCTCACAGTTAGTGTATGTGTTTGAGGAAGAGTAAGAGGGTGAGATGAAGGACCCACAAGGGAAATAATGGATGCAACCTATAAATACCTATATGTGGTAGACTGTTTGTCTCTACGCGTGCCATGCATGGTGTAATGATCTACATAGACGCCTTACCGACAAATGTTGTGTGTGTAAGGTGgggttgaggtgtgtgtgctgTAATATTTTATGCTATGATAAAAAGCCATTGACTGGATTACCAGAAATCTGTATATGGGGTTTCCCTTTGGACCTGTATgtctgaggggggagggggatgcATGGTAACAGGGTTAATTCACCATCGAATTAGCCTAATAAGCATGACGTTATATCCCATACCTTTTTGTCTGAGGGTTTGAATGGGttgtgcacccccccccccttagttcATAGTCAGTGACTGAGGCGTGCACGGGATTGGTTTGTCCCCTACAGTAGGTGACTTGTAGAGGTGAGTGTGAATACCCTGTTCTCCCAAGCAGAATACCTAGGGCCTCATTTACATAGCATTGTTTTAAAGAAAAACAACCTGCTGGCTATAACTGACCGTTTTTCCAATTTGCTTTAAACCCTTGTTATACTGTTGATTTTGCTACGTTTTCCTCTCCTGACTCCATAATTGATGACTAAATGGACCTATTACACCTTTTCCGTGTTGTTGCGTCACCGCCCCTCTGTCCACCTATCCATATTCACTTTGACATGAGCTCAGCTCCCAAATCAACATGCCTATGAGAAATGTGATGCTTGTCAGTTTCTCTGTTTAAGCAGTAAGGCATGAGAACCCGGGGATTATTGTGTGAATAACTCCTGACTATGTGCTGTTCTAAGGCCCGATGCGGAGCTGATGCTAGGTCAGTCCATTATATACCTCCTCCGAATTATGTGCAAGGATTAGCAGAGGGACATGGGCACCGATAATGAATTTCTCGCACAATGTGCATTATAGTCTGAACAGATTGCGAGTTAGATGCTATCTCCTTATGATAAACACAGGGGTCTGTTTTACTGTGAAAACAAATGAATCTTAACTTACAGAAGTTTTGCTGCTTATGCTGTTCAGGATGCCACATCCATTGATTCGTTCTGATAACTGGAGCGTGAATCAAAATAATCCGATTTAGTTTTTCAAGCATGAGCCCGGAGGTTTTCAGAGACAACAAGCTTATGTTTTCTAGATCAACAACAGATTTGAAATGTGTGAAACATTTCATTCTGCTTCACCACATTTATCCTCCTCTGTCTCTTATCTATTCACTAATTGCAGTCTTCTCCCAGGACAGTATCCAGTCTCTTCAGTTTACTGTGTAGTTattggtattcagacccctcttcCTCTCGCTGTGCATCTATCCTTTGCAGAAGCAGCGAGGCTCTAGAACATCCCCAAGCCTGTGTTATCTCCGTGTTGAACTGCCTTTCGCCCTCTCAAACGTCCAAACGTCTCTAACCCCCTTTCTCCTCCTAAATGGGCAGTTCAGTTTCCCCACTGTGTGGGAAGGTTAATGATGCCTTCTCACTCCCTGGTTCCTTCCGTCAGGCTGCCTGTTTTGTGTTAGTCCTTCAGACATGCCCAGGGAAAGGAGCGGTGCTGTAGAAGTAGAAGGCTCTCAACCATAGATGTCAACGACCTATAACGATTGCATGGTTCACCTCTGTGGTCGACGCGCTTTTTCACAACTCAATCAATGGCTTGTTTTGACGTTATTTTCCCCTGCCGTCCTGTGCTGTACTAGTCTGTGATTTGTGGATTTCGCTGCAGCGAGCCTGTGTGTGTGATCGAGAGAGAGACTGCAATGTGTGTGCTACTGAGAGAGGACAGCGggaggggagtgggagaggggagagtgtgagagggagggggagagagagcctgAAGCAGTTCTCGCTTTCGATAGAAGGGGGGAAGATGGAATTGGAATGGCTAGGAGAAAATGCAGAAAATGAGCGTAGGAGAAATGAATCAAAATGAAGAGGGTGTAGGAGGAGGTAAAGCCAGCAGTTTCACCTCCCCCTTACCATTTATTAGCCAAACAGTCGGGGCCAAAGTAAGAGACGGCTTCATTACTGCTTGGATGAAAGCAGTCCGCGTTCTATTTACACAAGCCCTTAGAAGATGCAGACTGGTCAGCTTGTTAGCATTTGGTGGTTTCCTATCTGCATTGCCTGTAGAACACTGTTCAAGTGAGAAACATTATGGAGACGCTGTACAGTAGCCTAATCAGGCTTTATGCTGAGGTTTCTGAAATGGGATATTGCAGTGATAGTACTCGTTGGTTACTATCAAGAGGCCTGTTTGTTAAACCAACAATTCTACGTTTAAGTCATTACATAAATGTTTGCGCTATAATTTGTTGTTTACCTTGAATTATGTTATGATGAAACCTGTTGTTATTCTtagatttgtttattttcttgaCATGGCCAAATCACTGTAATTTGGCACACAGGAACTAGAGGTCATGAATAAATTGGTAAACAAATAATGGTACTGATTGGCCTATAGGTGGCACTGTTTATAAGCAGTCTCATATATACCCTCATAGCCGCTGCCCCGTTTGACCTAGAGACTTGAAACTTTCTTAGTAGGCATCTTTCCTCATGCTGAACAAATTGGCCTCAAGGACCGTcaggatagattttcctccatcttggaaTTTTGGGAAATCTTTGGAACTTCTCATGAACCATGAGTCAAAATGTATGTAGGCCCATAGTACACCTCTTTgtttgagaaaagctaagggattggtTAAGAGATGGCTCTTATTATTGAcatatcaggaaatcagattTTACATATCCATTTTAAACCCTTTGTAAATCTACTCCACAATGGCCTATCAACTGGAAATTTGTTTAGGGTCATCAAGACATTACCATGATGATGAATCATGTTAAGTTTGGCAGTGATATCATCTGCTTGAtgtatccactcactaccaaatgcggttgtgagaggaagcccagtagccggcagtgggagaaaatGAAACGAGATGGGTTTTGGCCGATATtctgaaaatatacagtaccagtcaaaagtttggacgcacctacagtggttcctccttcaAAAGTTACGAGCTTACACCACGGGACTAGGAGGTACCCAGTATCACGGCtgcattgctccagaccaccacaagagggagttagagcactcattatgcatttgggtcccaagggttttatatgaccaatcctatcgagtggttccaatgacaaatttgacgcgagccacctGTTATAACGAGTCAAgctaaaaatgtacaattgagaggaatatgtaaATGTTGAGACAAATGATTGCATGTTTTTTTGTCATGAAGTTAATTTACTAACattgctatttagcaagttagctgactagctaacattagccagctagctagctactgttatgACATTAGTAGGAATTTGTCATTTGTGTttcatgttttagggactcctgagagaACCAGCAAACCAGTCTGTCATCTTGTggaacagtggatgtaaagaatctagcttgctaaagcatttactgcaaattgaatgtacaatttgtGTTAGCTTGCCTTGCTTATATTTGCCATGCAAtaca
Coding sequences within it:
- the LOC111950243 gene encoding leucine-rich repeat and fibronectin type-III domain-containing protein 4-like — protein: MPKSNQQILHPYLAPHHSKSYWKPSKQRTSLKGVHPDRTVPPPKLKPKVTRPSLRPPACPLTPQTVVWLAVVTGSCVFPALLGPGVSAGETWGMVSICPFHCVCRNLSESLSTLCVNKGLLFVPPDIDRRTVELRLADNFILEVGRVDFANMSGLVELTLSRNTIHTLRPLSFADLESLRSLHLDTNRLTIVGPRDLSGLTNLQHLIINNNQLTAVSAEAFDDFLQTLEDLDLSYNNLRKVPWEAIQNMASLHTLNLDHNLIDQIAEGSFGELYKLARLDMTSNRLQTLPPDPLFSRSQTGVVSPTPYSAVISLSFGGNPLHCNCELLWLRRLIRGDDMETCATPVHLAGRYFWSIPEEEFTCEPPLITRHSNKLWVLEGQRATLRCRAIGDPEPIIHWISPDDRIVANSSRVYSYYNGTLDVLVTRARDDGAYTCIAINAAGEATALIDLKIIPLPHRGNNTVPLTNPRGDPGSSDISSGRTGGSGRNGKGGGGSVKNATGEGESGERGDGEASTSERLVGVLGVTATSAQVRWVLGRATGPYLVWMYQIQYNCTADDALVYRILPPTSNSFLLKNLVSGADYSLCVLAIFDDGVSTLATTKVLGCTQFSTKEDFPECRSLQAHFLGGTLTVMVGGVIVVTLLVFTVAMMVRHRVCGDCQDEGHYPAHHHDDFLPSKEGVDVYAQTNGNGSVMMVALPNNILGQQAKPLPLKIKPQAKNKPKPKLDSDQLSGEGKGEKPGLEVVVRGKGFPPFTLESERVTLYYSPANTSQTLPHPRAHKAPKHSGKLKLRHSEEKERDLDKMVGSICSLDSEAQGEESERVKDSRRGDRPPLGPTRSCSFDVGEITTTTCYGYAKQLSVIWTRRSQSVQGMLVQCASTASSASSTGSDHPPPALTHGYLHTHNTSNSKSSEADNIGDLEESVL